A genome region from Eurosta solidaginis isolate ZX-2024a chromosome 2, ASM4086904v1, whole genome shotgun sequence includes the following:
- the Drp1 gene encoding dynamin-1-like protein produces the protein MEALIPVINKLQDVFNTVGSDSIQLPQIVVLGSQSSGKSSVIESLVGRSFLPRGTGIVTRRPLILQLIHCPLDDREHRSSDSGTINVDEWGKFLHTKKIFTDFNGIRNEIEEETDRAAGANKGICPEPINLKIFSTRVVNLTLVDLPGITKVPVGDQPEDIEAQIKDLVLKYIDNPNSIILAVTAANTDMATSEALKLAKECDPDGRRTLAVVTKLDLMDAGTDAIDILCGRVIPVKLGIIGVVNRSQQDIIDKKHIEDQLKDEAAFLQRKYPTLATRNGTPYLAKTLNRLLMHHIRDCLPDLKTRVNVMSSQFQSLLHSYGEDVSDKSQTLLQIITKFASAYCSTIEGTARNIETTELCGGARICYIFHETFGRTLDSIHPLAGLSKMDILTAIRNATGPRPALFVPEVSFELLVKRQIRRLEEPSLRCVELIHEEMQRIVQHCGNEVQQEMLRFPKLHEKIVDVVTQLLRRRLPATNVMVENLVAIELAYINTKHPDFHKDAALVPSLLKADNIIEPFSHLSAQVQRRSNTPRNSNSSPQVSMSQQQQQQQQQQQQQQQQQQQQQNDNQEQNHIGENVIGSSWLSTLLPPAHSTTPAVRGQESMDNSANNTPLHNNIQSPVKPVNLLPDMPAHHGSRRLTDKEQKDCDVIERLIKSYFYIVRKSIQDSVPKAIMHFLVNYVKDNLQSELVTHLYKSERAETLLNESDHIAVRRKEAADMLKALTRANHIISEIRETHMW, from the exons AGTTCCGGCAAGAGCTCAGTTATCGAGAGTTTAGTGGGGCGCTCCTTTCTACCACGCGGCACAGGCATTGTGACACGTCGACCATTAATTTTGCAACTAATTCATTGTCCCCTGGACGACAGGGAACATCGTTCATCTGATAGTG GTACAATCAATGTTGATGAGTGGGGAAAATTTTTGCATACTAAAAAGATCTTCACCGATTTCAATGGTATACGCAATGAAATCGAAGAAGAAACTGATCGTGCAGCTGGTGCAAATAAGGGCATTTGTCCCGAacctataaatttaaaaatattttcaacccGCGTTGTAAATTTAACGCTCGTCGATTTACCTGGTATCACCAAAGTGCCTGTGGGTGATCAACCAGAGGATATTGAAGCACAAATTAAAGATTTGGTTTTGAAATATATTGATAATCCAAATTCTATTATTTTGGCTGTTACTGCAGCCAATACTGATATGGCAACAAGCGAAGCACTGAAATTGGCTAAAGAGTGTGATCCCGATGGTAGGCGTACTTTAGCTGTTGTTACTAAACTTGATCTCATGGATGCGGGAACGGACGCTATTGATATATTATGTGGCCGTGTAATACCAGTAAAATTGGGTATTATTGGCGTGGTTAATCGTTCGCAACAAGATATAATTGATAAGAAGCATATCGAAGATCAGTTAAAAGATGAAGCAGCATTTCTACAACGAAAATATCCTACATTGGCTACACGCAATGGCACACCTTATTTAGCGAAGACACTAAATCGTTTGCTTATGCATCATATACGCGACTGTTTACCAGacttgaag ACACGTGTTAACGTAATGTCATCACAATTTCAATCACTACTTCACTCTTATGGCGAAGATGTTTCGGACAAAAGTCAAACACTACTGCAAATAATAACTAAGTTTGCTAGCGCTTATTGCTCCACCATTGAAGGCACCGCTCGGAACATAGAAACAACAGAGCTATGTGGCGGCGCACGTATTTGTTACATCTTCCATGAAACTTTCGGCCGCACACTCGATTCCATACATCCTTTGGCCGGTTTAAGTAAAATGGACATACTGACAGCTATACGAAATGCGACTGGTCCTCGGCCGGCATTATTTGTGCCTGAGGTATCGTTTGAGTTGTTGGTAAAACGTCAAATACGGCGACTCGAAGAGCCATCATTGCGTTGTGTAGAGTTAATACATGAAGAAATGCAACGTATTGTGCAACATTGTGGTAATGAAGTTCAACAGGAAATGTTGCG CTTCCCGAAATTGCACGaaaaaattgttgatgttgttaCACAGCTTTTACGTAGACGATTGCCAGCCACTAATGTTATGGTGGAAAATTTGGTGGCTATAGAACTAGCCTATATTAATACAAAACATCCAGACTTTCATAAGGATGCTGCACTTGTACCCAGCTTGCTGAAGGCAGACAATATTATTGAGCCATTTAGCCATTTGAGCGCACAAGTCCAAAGGCGTTCAAACACACCACGCAATTCAAACTCATCACCACAAGTATCAATGtcgcaacaacagcaacagcagcaacaacaacaacagcagcagcagcaacaacaacagcaacaacaaaatgatAATCAAGAACAG AATCATATTGGTGAAAACGTTATTGGTAGTAGTTGGCTATCAACTTTATTGCCTCCGGCGCATTCTACAACGCCAGCAGTACGTGGACAAGAGAGTATGGATAATTCTGCTAATAATACGCCTTTACATAACAACATCCAGAGTCCAGTTAAACCGGTTAATTTACTACCTGATATGCCGGCTCATCATGGCTCAAGGCGCTTAACAGACAAGGAGCAAAAAGATTGTGATGTTATTG AGCGCTTAATCAAatcttatttttatattgtaagaAAATCAATACAGGATTCTGTACCAAAAGCAATCATGCATTTCTTAGTAAATTATGTTAAAGATAATTTGCAAAGCGAGCTAGTGACACATTTATATAAATCGGAAAGAGCTGAGACTTTACTCAATGAATCGGATCATATTGCCGTGCGCCGAAAAGAAGCAGCAGATATGTTGAAA GCGCTTACGAGGGCTAACCATATCATAAGCGAAATACGCGAAACGCATATGTGGTAG
- the Arpc5 gene encoding actin-related protein 2/3 complex subunit 5-C, producing the protein MAKNTASSAFRKIDVDQYNEDNFKEDEAEAISAIIGPDENEITTLLTQGKSVEALVNVLQNAPLLCKHQHVKDNALNITLRVLLSIKSSQMDQAVDALEQNDLLDVLMKYIYRGFEIPSEGSSGHLLQWHEKAFAKGGVGCIVRVLSDTNRA; encoded by the exons ATGGCGAAGAACACGGCCAGTTCCGCTTTTCGCAAGATCGATGTAGACCAATACAATGAGGATAACTTTAAAGAGGATGAAGCCGAGGCAATTTCCGCAATTATTGGTCCGGATGAGAATGAAATAACAACACTCCTCACCCAGGGTAAATCTGTTGAAGCTTTGGTAAATGTTCTACAAAATGCGCCTTTGCTTTGCAAACATCAGCATGTAAAG GACAACGCCTTAAATATAACTTTGCGAGTATTACTCTCCATCAAATCATCACAAATGGATCAAGCCGTAGATGCTCTCGAACAAAATGATTTATTAGATGTATTAATGAAGTATATATACCGTGGCTTCGAAATACCATCAGAAGGCTCAAGTGGACATTTGTTGCAGTGGCATGAGAAAGCATTTGCCAAAGGTGGTGTTGGATGTATTGTGAGAGTACTTTCGGATACGAATCGTGCATAA